The Myxocyprinus asiaticus isolate MX2 ecotype Aquarium Trade chromosome 31, UBuf_Myxa_2, whole genome shotgun sequence genome has a segment encoding these proteins:
- the dhrs13b.1 gene encoding dehydrogenase/reductase SDR family member 13b.1 isoform X1 encodes MSEFLMFTGVIIGVLMIFRSFILGARCKSKEKLHGKTVIVTGSNTGIGRATAEDLARRGARVILACRNRVRGEAAVAVVKRESGSQNVVFMQLDLASLKSVRSFAEIFLKTEKRLDILVNNAGVYMQGTTEDGLGLMFGINHVGHFLLTNLLLDRMKECAPSRIVTVSSNLHNFGKLDFDCLRTHKEFGVGESAMNVFWIYSHSKLCNVLFTHELAKRLQGTNVTCYSLHPGVINTELTRNTNKVFRRLLLKPIAALFFKDVESGAQTTLHCALQEGIESLSGRYFSNCAVQKVKAKAKDDAVAKKLWEHVVLHSIRGLSSTTTSVQHPPG; translated from the exons ATGTCAGAGTTTCTGATGTTCACGGGTGTTATTATTGGGGTGCTGATGATATTTCGTAGTTTTATTCTTGGTGCGCGCTGCAAAAGCAAAGAGAAACTGCATGGCAAAACGGTCATCGTAACAG GTAGTAACACGGGCATTGGTAGAGCCACAGCAGAAGATTTAGCGCGGAGAGGCGCTCGAGTCATTCTGGCATGCCGGAACCGAGTACGCGGCGAGGCTGCTGTTGCTGTTGTAAAACGA GAGAGTGGGAGTCAAAATGTGGTGTTCATGCAGCTGGATTTGGCCAGTCTTAAGTCCGTACGCTCCTTTGCAGAGATTTTTCTCAAGACAGAGAAAAGACTGGATATTCTCGTCAACAATGCAG GAGTCTATATGCAGGGCACTACTGAGGATGGTCTTGGTCTTATGTTTGGCATCAACCATGTTGGTCACTTCCTCCTGACTAATTTGCTGCTGGACAGAATGAAAGAGTGTGCACCAAGCCGCATTGTCACTGTGTCTTCAAATTTACATAATTTTGGTAAACTTGACTTTGACTGTCTTCGCACTCACAAGGAGTTTGGAGTGGGTGAGTCTGCAATGAATGTCTTTTGGATATATTCACACAGCAAACTGTGCAATGTGCTCTTCACACATGAGCTTGCAAAGAGGCTACAAGGAACCAATGTGACCTGTTACAGTCTCCACCCAG GTGTTATCAACACTGAATTGACTCGTAACACTAATAAAGTGTTTAGGAGGTTGTTACTGAAGCCCATTGCAGCTTTGTTCTTTAAGGACGTAGAGTCCGGTGCCCAGACGACTTTACACTGTGCCCTGCAAGAGGGCATTGAATCCCTCAGTGGCAGGTATTTCTCCAACTGTGCTGTGCAGAAGGTGAAGGCAAAGGCTAAGGACGATGCTGTGGCCAAGAAGCTGTGGGAA cacgtTGTACTGCATAGTataaggggactctcctcaaccaccaccagtgtgcagcatccacctggatga
- the LOC127422415 gene encoding PHD finger protein 12-like isoform X1: MWDKMETPKILYDLDTSGGLMEQIQQLLAPPRSEDAEKRRKPERETRRGGRATNHDTCDSCREGGDLLCCDHCPAAFHLQCCNPPLSREMLPPGDWMCHRCSVRKKKREQKTEQVNGALERQLSKRSSSPAAELELGTLRLDGLPSAASGGLRLAVAQVRLLERRTSSRPGTPTSNASTDTPTLSEHNDVDEDLMDVEDEVQGSESESAMPCLKKPFQLLIAAAMERNPTQFQLPTELTCTTSLPGSSKRRRKEEAIGKNVKRPQHELDPSGLVPLPVKVCFTCGKSCRVAPLIQCDYCALLFHMDCLDPPLTAMPTGRWMCPNHVEHMVLNQKNMTLSTRCQIFDQFQDRLSQHAVKVNFLRWVHRQHHPNRRGVRHIKKKTLKVPNAIKSHYQNPPVLMGQVGLRNGELITNGLMEQEHSSPTQYLTNEDEQEEWLRHVIALQCSIMKHLSAKQMSSSHQDLEQTDMKTEECMETQDLCSQDSPCKPALPADCLQSSSTPVGPQWAPVLPSQVPEQAERPCHSDADNPVEKGTGVNGPVVCEGKTPHRPSSPSKPQTPPVPALPNHVDIKTESSSPLSSCMHRDTTSSTSLASDSPGNHHGLAAAIGNFSGLNSSLSSQTKEVELNKLDEELIRLLAWQRIQQLISPKSLQPSSKSGIPSAVTASLSKPSSHTDAQKRDVQARAVLCPFTGKGAAVNMCYRTLYIGTGAEMDVCLTNYGHCNYVSGKHACIFYDENTKHYELLNYSEHGTTVDNVLYSCDFSDKPNITSPSGLASKVQNSIRGNGSRKPLGEVCTGAVLMPAGGMMSSQAQGGPKSPCNCKASSSSLIGGSGAGWEGTALLHHSSCIKVGCMQFLFSVTEFANNQPKKEETSTTLRQGETEVVDTQTPKLHQIPVLQSKSVL, from the exons ATGTGGGACAAAATGGAGACCCCAAAGATTCTGTACGATTTGGACACGTCTGGGGGCCTAATGGAG CAAATCCAACAGCTGCTTGCCCCTCCACGCTCTGAGGATGCAGAGAAAAGACGGAAACCAGAGAGGGAGACCAGAAGAGGAGGCAGAGCCACAAACCATGACACCTGTGATAGCTGCCGTGAGGGAGGAGACCTGCTCTGCTGTGATCACTGTCCGGCTGCTTTTCACCTGCAGTGCTG TAATCCGCCTTTGAGCAGAGAGATGCTGCCTCCTGGTGACTGGATGTGTCATCGCTGCAGTGTGCGCAAGAAG AAGCGTGAGCAGAAGACTGAGCAGGTGAACGGTGCATTAGAGCGGCAGTTATCAAAGCGTTCCTCCTCTCCTGCAGCAGAGCTGGAGCTGGGCACGCTGCGTCTGGACGGTCTGCCCTCTGCTGCATCAGGAGGCCTGAGACTGGCCGTGGCACAGGTCAGACTTCTCGAACGCCGGACAAGCAGTCGGCCAGGCACACCCACCTCCAATGCATCCACTGATACGCCTACATTGTCAGAACACAACGATGTGGATGAGGACCTGATGGACGTGGAAGATGAGGTGCAGGGCTCTGAGTCGGAAAGTGCCATGCCTTGTTTGAAGAAACCTTTCCAGCTGCTGATTGCTGCGGCCATGGAGAGAAACCCCACACAGTTCCAGCTACCCACTGAGCTTACATGCACCACTTCACTGCCAG GCAGCAGTAAGCGCAGAAGGAAAGAGGAGGCAATAGGCAAGAATGTAAAGAGGCCACAACATGAACTGGATCCCAGTGGGCTGGTCCCTCTGCCAGTGAAAGTTTGTTTCACCTGCGGCAA GAGCTGTAGGGTAGCTCCTCTGATCCAGTGTGATTATTGTGCACTCTTGTTCCACATGGACTGCCTGGACCCCCCTCTCACTGCCATGCCCACTGGAAGATGGATGTGCCCCAACCATGTAGAGCACATGGTG CTAAATCAAAAGAACATGACCCTCAGCACGCGTTGCCAGATCTTCGATCAGTTTCAAGACAGACTGTCTCAGCACGCTGTAAAAGTAAACTTCCTGCGGTGGGTTCACCGTCAACACCATCCTAACCGCAGAGGTGTTCGACACATCAAGAAAAAGACTTTAAAG GTCCCCAATGCCATTAAAAGTCACTACCAAAACCCCCCTGTGCTGATGGGTCAAGTGGGCCTTCGTAATGGAGAGCTGATAACGAATGGCCTCATGGAGCAAGAACATTCATCACCCACCCAGTATCTAACCAACGAAGATGAACAAGAGGAG TGGCTTCGGCATGTAATTGCACTTCAGTGCAGTATTATGAAACATTTATCTGCTAAGCAGATGTCATCGTCCCACCAGGATTTGGAGCAGACAGACATGAAGACGGAGGAGTGTATGGAGACACAGGATCTCTGCTCTCAAGATTCTCCCTGCAAGCCTGCACTACCTGCAGACTGCCTCCAGTCCAGCAGTACACCAGTTGGCCCCCAATGGGCCCCTGTGCTGCCCTCTCAAGTACCTGAACAGGCAGAAAGACCTTGTCATAGTGATGCTGATAATCCAGTAGAGAAGGGTACAGGAGTGAATGGGCCTGTTGTGTGTGAGGGTAAAACCCCACACAGACCCAGTAGCCCCTCTAAACCACAAACTCCACCTGTGCCAGCCCTGCCCAACCATGTAGACATTAAGACTGAGAGCAGTAGTCCCCTCAGCTCGTGTATGCACAGAGATACCACTTCATCTACCAGCCTTGCTTCAGACTCTCCTGGCAATCATCATGGCTTAGCTGCAGCTATAGGGAATTTCTCAGGGCTGAACAGCAGCTTGTCATCTCAGACTAAAG AAGTGGAGTTAAATAAGCTGGATGAGGAGTTGATCAGACTCCTGGCCTGGCAGAGGATCCAGCAGCTCATTTCCCCCAAATCACTTCAACCCTCGAGTAAAAGTGGGATCCCTTCAGCTGTCACTGCCTCTCTGTCCAAACCCTCCTCTCACACAGACG cacaAAAAAGGGATGTGCAAGCTCGTGCAGTGCTGTGTCCTTTTACAGGAAAGGGGGCAGCGGTTAACATGTGCTATAGGACTCTGTACATAGGAACAG GTGCTGAAATGGACGTGTGCCTTACAAATTATGGTCATTGCAATTATGTTTCTGGGAAACATGCCTGCATCTTTTATGATGAA AACACAAAGCATTATGAGCTCCTGAACTACAGTGAACATGGGACAACTGTAGATAATGTGCTTTACTCGTGTGACTTCTCTGACAAACCGAACATTACTTCACCCAGTGGACTTGCATCCAAAGTACAAAACAGCATCA GAGGTAATGGGTCAAGGAAGCCACTTGGGGAGGTGTGCACAGGAGCAGTGCTGATGCCTGCAGGTGGCATGATGAGTAGCCAGGCTCAAGGAGGACCCAAATCTCCCTGTAACTGCAaagccagcagctccagcctgatAGGGGGCAGCGGAGCCGGATGGGAGGGCACAGCATTGCTCCACCACAGCAGTTGCATCAAAGTGGGCTGCATGCAATTCCTATTCAGCGTCACAGAATTTGCTAACAACCAACCCAAAAAGGAGGAGACGTCTACCACACTTCGACAAGGAGAGACTGAAGTGGTTGACACACAGACTCCCAAACTCCACCAAATACCAGTGCTGCAGTCCAAATCTGTATTATAG
- the LOC127422415 gene encoding PHD finger protein 12-like isoform X2, protein MWDKMETPKILYDLDTSGGLMEQIQQLLAPPRSEDAEKRRKPERETRRGGRATNHDTCDSCREGGDLLCCDHCPAAFHLQCCNPPLSREMLPPGDWMCHRCSVRKKKREQKTEQVNGALERQLSKRSSSPAAELELGTLRLDGLPSAASGGLRLAVAQVRLLERRTSSRPGTPTSNASTDTPTLSEHNDVDEDLMDVEDEVQGSESESAMPCLKKPFQLLIAAAMERNPTQFQLPTELTCTTSLPGSSKRRRKEEAIGKNVKRPQHELDPSGLVPLPVKVCFTCGKSCRVAPLIQCDYCALLFHMDCLDPPLTAMPTGRWMCPNHVEHMVLNQKNMTLSTRCQIFDQFQDRLSQHAVKVNFLRWVHRQHHPNRRGVRHIKKKTLKVPNAIKSHYQNPPVLMGQVGLRNGELITNGLMEQEHSSPTQYLTNEDEQEEWLRHVIALQCSIMKHLSAKQMSSSHQDLEQTDMKTEECMETQDLCSQDSPCKPALPADCLQSSSTPVGPQWAPVLPSQVPEQAERPCHSDADNPVEKGTGVNGPVVCEGKTPHRPSSPSKPQTPPVPALPNHVDIKTESSSPLSSCMHRDTTSSTSLASDSPGNHHGLAAAIGNFSGLNSSLSSQTKVELNKLDEELIRLLAWQRIQQLISPKSLQPSSKSGIPSAVTASLSKPSSHTDAQKRDVQARAVLCPFTGKGAAVNMCYRTLYIGTGAEMDVCLTNYGHCNYVSGKHACIFYDENTKHYELLNYSEHGTTVDNVLYSCDFSDKPNITSPSGLASKVQNSIRGNGSRKPLGEVCTGAVLMPAGGMMSSQAQGGPKSPCNCKASSSSLIGGSGAGWEGTALLHHSSCIKVGCMQFLFSVTEFANNQPKKEETSTTLRQGETEVVDTQTPKLHQIPVLQSKSVL, encoded by the exons ATGTGGGACAAAATGGAGACCCCAAAGATTCTGTACGATTTGGACACGTCTGGGGGCCTAATGGAG CAAATCCAACAGCTGCTTGCCCCTCCACGCTCTGAGGATGCAGAGAAAAGACGGAAACCAGAGAGGGAGACCAGAAGAGGAGGCAGAGCCACAAACCATGACACCTGTGATAGCTGCCGTGAGGGAGGAGACCTGCTCTGCTGTGATCACTGTCCGGCTGCTTTTCACCTGCAGTGCTG TAATCCGCCTTTGAGCAGAGAGATGCTGCCTCCTGGTGACTGGATGTGTCATCGCTGCAGTGTGCGCAAGAAG AAGCGTGAGCAGAAGACTGAGCAGGTGAACGGTGCATTAGAGCGGCAGTTATCAAAGCGTTCCTCCTCTCCTGCAGCAGAGCTGGAGCTGGGCACGCTGCGTCTGGACGGTCTGCCCTCTGCTGCATCAGGAGGCCTGAGACTGGCCGTGGCACAGGTCAGACTTCTCGAACGCCGGACAAGCAGTCGGCCAGGCACACCCACCTCCAATGCATCCACTGATACGCCTACATTGTCAGAACACAACGATGTGGATGAGGACCTGATGGACGTGGAAGATGAGGTGCAGGGCTCTGAGTCGGAAAGTGCCATGCCTTGTTTGAAGAAACCTTTCCAGCTGCTGATTGCTGCGGCCATGGAGAGAAACCCCACACAGTTCCAGCTACCCACTGAGCTTACATGCACCACTTCACTGCCAG GCAGCAGTAAGCGCAGAAGGAAAGAGGAGGCAATAGGCAAGAATGTAAAGAGGCCACAACATGAACTGGATCCCAGTGGGCTGGTCCCTCTGCCAGTGAAAGTTTGTTTCACCTGCGGCAA GAGCTGTAGGGTAGCTCCTCTGATCCAGTGTGATTATTGTGCACTCTTGTTCCACATGGACTGCCTGGACCCCCCTCTCACTGCCATGCCCACTGGAAGATGGATGTGCCCCAACCATGTAGAGCACATGGTG CTAAATCAAAAGAACATGACCCTCAGCACGCGTTGCCAGATCTTCGATCAGTTTCAAGACAGACTGTCTCAGCACGCTGTAAAAGTAAACTTCCTGCGGTGGGTTCACCGTCAACACCATCCTAACCGCAGAGGTGTTCGACACATCAAGAAAAAGACTTTAAAG GTCCCCAATGCCATTAAAAGTCACTACCAAAACCCCCCTGTGCTGATGGGTCAAGTGGGCCTTCGTAATGGAGAGCTGATAACGAATGGCCTCATGGAGCAAGAACATTCATCACCCACCCAGTATCTAACCAACGAAGATGAACAAGAGGAG TGGCTTCGGCATGTAATTGCACTTCAGTGCAGTATTATGAAACATTTATCTGCTAAGCAGATGTCATCGTCCCACCAGGATTTGGAGCAGACAGACATGAAGACGGAGGAGTGTATGGAGACACAGGATCTCTGCTCTCAAGATTCTCCCTGCAAGCCTGCACTACCTGCAGACTGCCTCCAGTCCAGCAGTACACCAGTTGGCCCCCAATGGGCCCCTGTGCTGCCCTCTCAAGTACCTGAACAGGCAGAAAGACCTTGTCATAGTGATGCTGATAATCCAGTAGAGAAGGGTACAGGAGTGAATGGGCCTGTTGTGTGTGAGGGTAAAACCCCACACAGACCCAGTAGCCCCTCTAAACCACAAACTCCACCTGTGCCAGCCCTGCCCAACCATGTAGACATTAAGACTGAGAGCAGTAGTCCCCTCAGCTCGTGTATGCACAGAGATACCACTTCATCTACCAGCCTTGCTTCAGACTCTCCTGGCAATCATCATGGCTTAGCTGCAGCTATAGGGAATTTCTCAGGGCTGAACAGCAGCTTGTCATCTCAGACTAAAG TGGAGTTAAATAAGCTGGATGAGGAGTTGATCAGACTCCTGGCCTGGCAGAGGATCCAGCAGCTCATTTCCCCCAAATCACTTCAACCCTCGAGTAAAAGTGGGATCCCTTCAGCTGTCACTGCCTCTCTGTCCAAACCCTCCTCTCACACAGACG cacaAAAAAGGGATGTGCAAGCTCGTGCAGTGCTGTGTCCTTTTACAGGAAAGGGGGCAGCGGTTAACATGTGCTATAGGACTCTGTACATAGGAACAG GTGCTGAAATGGACGTGTGCCTTACAAATTATGGTCATTGCAATTATGTTTCTGGGAAACATGCCTGCATCTTTTATGATGAA AACACAAAGCATTATGAGCTCCTGAACTACAGTGAACATGGGACAACTGTAGATAATGTGCTTTACTCGTGTGACTTCTCTGACAAACCGAACATTACTTCACCCAGTGGACTTGCATCCAAAGTACAAAACAGCATCA GAGGTAATGGGTCAAGGAAGCCACTTGGGGAGGTGTGCACAGGAGCAGTGCTGATGCCTGCAGGTGGCATGATGAGTAGCCAGGCTCAAGGAGGACCCAAATCTCCCTGTAACTGCAaagccagcagctccagcctgatAGGGGGCAGCGGAGCCGGATGGGAGGGCACAGCATTGCTCCACCACAGCAGTTGCATCAAAGTGGGCTGCATGCAATTCCTATTCAGCGTCACAGAATTTGCTAACAACCAACCCAAAAAGGAGGAGACGTCTACCACACTTCGACAAGGAGAGACTGAAGTGGTTGACACACAGACTCCCAAACTCCACCAAATACCAGTGCTGCAGTCCAAATCTGTATTATAG
- the dhrs13b.1 gene encoding dehydrogenase/reductase SDR family member 13b.1 isoform X2 — MSEFLMFTGVIIGVLMIFRSFILGARCKSKEKLHGKTVIVTGSNTGIGRATAEDLARRGARVILACRNRVRGEAAVAVVKRESGSQNVVFMQLDLASLKSVRSFAEIFLKTEKRLDILVNNAGVYMQGTTEDGLGLMFGINHVGHFLLTNLLLDRMKECAPSRIVTVSSNLHNFGKLDFDCLRTHKEFGVGESAMNVFWIYSHSKLCNVLFTHELAKRLQGTNVTCYSLHPGVINTELTRNTNKVFRRLLLKPIAALFFKDVESGAQTTLHCALQEGIESLSGRYFSNCAVQKVKAKAKDDAVAKKLWEP, encoded by the exons ATGTCAGAGTTTCTGATGTTCACGGGTGTTATTATTGGGGTGCTGATGATATTTCGTAGTTTTATTCTTGGTGCGCGCTGCAAAAGCAAAGAGAAACTGCATGGCAAAACGGTCATCGTAACAG GTAGTAACACGGGCATTGGTAGAGCCACAGCAGAAGATTTAGCGCGGAGAGGCGCTCGAGTCATTCTGGCATGCCGGAACCGAGTACGCGGCGAGGCTGCTGTTGCTGTTGTAAAACGA GAGAGTGGGAGTCAAAATGTGGTGTTCATGCAGCTGGATTTGGCCAGTCTTAAGTCCGTACGCTCCTTTGCAGAGATTTTTCTCAAGACAGAGAAAAGACTGGATATTCTCGTCAACAATGCAG GAGTCTATATGCAGGGCACTACTGAGGATGGTCTTGGTCTTATGTTTGGCATCAACCATGTTGGTCACTTCCTCCTGACTAATTTGCTGCTGGACAGAATGAAAGAGTGTGCACCAAGCCGCATTGTCACTGTGTCTTCAAATTTACATAATTTTGGTAAACTTGACTTTGACTGTCTTCGCACTCACAAGGAGTTTGGAGTGGGTGAGTCTGCAATGAATGTCTTTTGGATATATTCACACAGCAAACTGTGCAATGTGCTCTTCACACATGAGCTTGCAAAGAGGCTACAAGGAACCAATGTGACCTGTTACAGTCTCCACCCAG GTGTTATCAACACTGAATTGACTCGTAACACTAATAAAGTGTTTAGGAGGTTGTTACTGAAGCCCATTGCAGCTTTGTTCTTTAAGGACGTAGAGTCCGGTGCCCAGACGACTTTACACTGTGCCCTGCAAGAGGGCATTGAATCCCTCAGTGGCAGGTATTTCTCCAACTGTGCTGTGCAGAAGGTGAAGGCAAAGGCTAAGGACGATGCTGTGGCCAAGAAGCTGTGGGAA CCTTGA